CGTATCCACATACTTCCGCATGGATTCTTTCCAGTAGGTCCATCCCGCTAGAGCATCTTCCATCTTGGGTTCTTCGACCTCTGTGATGGGGAAATAGGCATCTATTCCGATGTAGTCCAATTGCTTCCAGAGAGGGAAATCCTGATAGCAATCCCAGTTGGCGGCATAGGTGAGTTTCCCAGTATAGACCTCGCGGATATCCTCTATCAAGCTAGTCCAGAACGCAGGGTCATCATTGAGCTGCATGCACAGTTCCGTGCCTATGCAGAGCAGTTCTACCTCTTCTTCCTCGGCCATGTGAGCATAGTGCAGCAGATACTGGCGATAATCTGCATTCCATTTCTCCTGCTGCGCGGTATCTGAGAAAGAAAGCTCGCCCGTGTAATATCCCCGACCGATCCAGAGATGGGGCTTGAGCATGATGGATAGATCAGCTGCTCGAGCCCGATGTATCAGCGCACGAATTCCATCGCTCTTCTCTCCCCACCAGGTCCAATCGACCGGGCCGTAGATCAATTCTGATCGAGTGTCCTTCATATAGGCATAAGGCATCAAGCAGACCCATTCGGCCCCTTGCTGTGCGATCTCTTGCATCACAGCATCCTCCGCTGGATGAGGAGGGCCTTCCAAGGCGATGCCATCGATGCGATGATCACCCGTG
The genomic region above belongs to Flavobacteriales bacterium and contains:
- a CDS encoding glycoside hydrolase, which codes for MRILLLIVIGSLLWSCAATQSTGDHRIDGIALEGPPHPAEDAVMQEIAQQGAEWVCLMPYAYMKDTRSELIYGPVDWTWWGEKSDGIRALIHRARAADLSIMLKPHLWIGRGYYTGELSFSDTAQQEKWNADYRQYLLHYAHMAEEEEVELLCIGTELCMQLNDDPAFWTSLIEDIREVYTGKLTYAANWDCYQDFPLWKQLDYIGIDAYFPITEVEEPKMEDALAGWTYWKESMRKYVDTVGRPILFTEYGYRSKKGALAEPWVSGTGADGEPDKDIQSLGYEALYCTFWNEAWFQGGFLWKWHVEEMHRPAERSKDYTPQEKPAMDIIRKHYGAQSLKKKEQ